Below is a window of Tolypothrix bouteillei VB521301 DNA.
AGAAGAGAAACAGCAGCTACTATTGATGATATTCCCAGCACAATCCATACAGTTCTACTCACGATCGCTCTCCCACAGGAAGTTAACTGTGTACTCCATCCTCTATTTCATTCTTGAGGATTGTACTGGTAGTATTCCCATAAATTCAAACTTTATAATAGAATTCGTGTTTGAAATCGCACATAAAACTTAATATCCTTGCCAGACAAAATAGGGAATTATTCCCGCTACCATACCTAAAACAGCAGTTACAGTCGTCGCCAAACGTGTTTGTAATTTACCATACTTGTACTGGAAATTCTGTAATAAGAGAGCAGTGCTGCTCGCTATTGACCAACTCATAATTATGAAGCTGAAAAAGAGAGCTTTAGTAGCATCTAATGTTCCCATTTCTACTTGAGTTGTACTAATTAACCAAATTCCATTTAGCATTCCACAAAGAACTATAATCTTGTCTTGGGGGATTTTAAAAAAACTAATTCTTAGAAGAAAGATTGTAGAGATAGGTAAACTAAGGACAAGAATCATAAAAGCTCCAACGATCAATGAATTAAACATACTCTTTAAAAGAGTAAAAGATATGAAAATTTCCAGACCGAGCAGTACACTTATAAATGTACGACCAAGCTTGTCATGTTTATCTTCTAAAAAATTTACTTTATTCTTGATATGGAAATCTATTAAATTACGAGCAAAAATATAACAAAAGACACTTGTAGATAAGTTTATAAGGAAGAAAGGTAGCCCAAAAACAGAAAAAATAGAAAAAGTCCCTAAAATACCCCCAACTCCAGAAAGAAAACCTGCGCCAGCCAGAATACCGTTATATGCAAGTTTTTTAGGTATTAAACTGGCTAATACTAAATTGATTGCAAGTGCTAGAAATTCACAACCAACCAAATTAGTGAGAGATTTCCGCGTGAGAAATCCAACAGCCAAACTCATTAAACAGTACCAAAAGAAACAAAAGCATATACAAGAGAAGGTATTATTTTTTATATTTTTAAGTATCATAATTTAAATGACTGGTAGATGAGATAGTATCAATCCGGTTAATTATCAAAGCGATAAGACGATTTTTTCCGTGCTCTGGTAAGCTCTCTTCAATTTAAAAGTTATTTAACTTGCTAGCATTGCATACCCTTCGTTTCACCAATCAAATAAGATTGCTGTAGTTGCTCTGTCTTCGCTATCACCAACAATGTATAGCGTTAATTAAGAAAATTTGTACTTATCGGTAGAAATTAACCGTATATTGCCAATTTAACCCATTCTTAAAATTTTTATACTGTAAATTCTACGGATTCCGCTCAAAATCTAAATTTTGTAGTTTTTCACAATCATTCTTGAAAAAAAGTTCGCCCTGAGGGTATTTGGAAAGCAGAAATCTTGAGACAGTGCTTGGGGCTTAGGTTCAGCCAAGGAATGAAAACAACGTACCTTGTAGCCCCACTTGGAATTTTCTGGTGTTTAAATAAGCAAATACTGGAGTGTTTATGAAGTTAGGTAAAGCTTTTTTAAGTTTTAGGATGATTTGATTGAACTATGTAGAGGTACTGATATCTTTAAAAAACATACCTTAGAAGCAGAGGTTTAAGAAATGAACGGTTCAAATACTCCAAATCCAATCGGTGTATCAGTTGCAATGGGAGCTTTAGTTGTGCTGACAAGTGCTGGAATCATTACCATCATGAGCCTCTTCTAGGGCAAAAAATTTTAAATTTAATAAAAAACTTTACAAAAGCCCCTCCAAAAAATGAGAGGGGTTTTTACATTTAGTAACAACGTTTTAAGAAGGTAGAATTTTCTCCCTTGTCTCCCCCCTCTCCCTTATCTCCCTTATCTCCCTTATCTCTCTTATCTCCCCCCTCTCCCTTGTCTCCCCTCAATCCCCAGGAACAAACTTAACGAGAGAAGCATCTGTTATGGGAAATAGCTTTTCAGATACATCGGTATCTAGCTAAGTCGGTCAGGTATCTTCCTGGTTAAGCGCAAGTAATGGTAATGTTTAGATCAACGACTCCCTATAAAAGAAGTATTCAAAAGTTTTTCGCTACTATCGCGTTCTTTGCTCCAATATTAGTAGCACTTCCGAGTTATGCTGAAAAACCAGAACACGTTAAACAGCTAACGGAAACTAACAGATGTTCTAAATGCGATCTTAGTTACACTAACTTCAGCCGGAAAAATCTCGTTCGTGCTGACTTGTATGATGCTAATTTAACAAATGCAGACTTAAGTGGTACAGACTTAAGTGGTGCCGATCTTAGAGATACTGATTTAAAAAGTGCTAAGTTATTCCGTGCAAATCTATTTCGCACTGACTTGAGTGGAGCTAATTTAAGTAATGCCGATCTCAGTGGTGCTAATTTAAGTGGTGCAGACCTCAGAAATGCTAATTTAAGCAATACAAATTTAAGTAATGCCGATCTCAGTGGCGTCAGTCTCAGTGGAGTTACTCTCACTAATGCGGATCTTCGGGGCGTGCGATTGAATAATGTCAACCTGAATGGTGTGAGTTTTGATGGGGTGAACTTGAGTGGCGTAGATTTGAGAAATGTGAATCTTATTGGTGTTTCTCTCAATGGTGTTAACCTCAGTAGGGCAAACTTGGATAGCTTTAACTTGAGAGGCGTGCAGTTGAAAAGTGCCAATCTCAGTTATGCTAACTTGCGCCGTGCGGATTTGAGTAATACCAACTTGCAAGGAAGTAATTTGCAATATGCCAATCTTGATAACGCCGACTTAAGTGGCGCACAACTCGCGGGTGTGAATTTTAGGGGCGCAACTCTGCTTGATGCAGATCTTAGGGGTGCGAATATAGATACCGCTCAGTTACCAAGTGATGGTTTTATTGCGGAGGCTCCCGATTATACCCGCTGGGGGGATAATCGTTATAAAAAGAGCGATTATAAGAATGCGATCGCCTACTACAATCGAGCAATTGAAGTCAATTCCAAATTTGCGGAAGCTTACACGAGTCGGGGTCTTGCTAAGAGCCAACTGGCAGATAATGAAGGTGCGATCGCCGATTACAATAAAGCCATAGAAGTTGACCCCAATTATGCCAGAGCATACAACAGTCGGGGATTAACGCGCCTCGACCAAAAAGACTACCCAGCCGCCTTAGCTGATTTTAATAAGGCGATCGCTATAAATCCTAAATATGCCGAAGCGTATAACGGACGGGCGACAATTTACCGCATTCAAAAAGATTATGCAGCTGTCATTGCAGATGCTTCTGAAGCTATTCGTCTAAATCCTAAATTATCTGAGGCATATAATAGCAGGGGTGTGGCTCAGTATGCCCTGAAAAACTACACCGCAGCACTTAAAGATTTTGACAAAGCC
It encodes the following:
- a CDS encoding pentapeptide repeat-containing protein, which encodes MFRSTTPYKRSIQKFFATIAFFAPILVALPSYAEKPEHVKQLTETNRCSKCDLSYTNFSRKNLVRADLYDANLTNADLSGTDLSGADLRDTDLKSAKLFRANLFRTDLSGANLSNADLSGANLSGADLRNANLSNTNLSNADLSGVSLSGVTLTNADLRGVRLNNVNLNGVSFDGVNLSGVDLRNVNLIGVSLNGVNLSRANLDSFNLRGVQLKSANLSYANLRRADLSNTNLQGSNLQYANLDNADLSGAQLAGVNFRGATLLDADLRGANIDTAQLPSDGFIAEAPDYTRWGDNRYKKSDYKNAIAYYNRAIEVNSKFAEAYTSRGLAKSQLADNEGAIADYNKAIEVDPNYARAYNSRGLTRLDQKDYPAALADFNKAIAINPKYAEAYNGRATIYRIQKDYAAVIADASEAIRLNPKLSEAYNSRGVAQYALKNYTAALKDFDKAIDNSNNWAWAYFNRGLTRQALDDYKNSTKDFDRAIELDSDYTEAYYQRSLARFARKKYDDAIKDCDRAIERNSKYAEAYENKGNSLLALKKVSEAKQAFEQAAKIYNQRNDTSGLERVQQLIAAL